The proteins below come from a single Malus domestica chromosome 03, GDT2T_hap1 genomic window:
- the LOC114823120 gene encoding osmotin-like protein, with translation MPFLYKTHPKPFTFSHTHLSRKPKEMAVSRSHFHSLPLLSATTFLILAAVVHATHPQPSILTLVNNCPFPIWPAIQPNSGHPVLERGGFFLNALTHRSFPAPTQPWSGRIWARTHCTQNGPHLSCLTGDCGGRLECNGAGGATPSTLAQISLHHGGPADLFSYGVSLVDGFNVPLTVTPHEGHGVCPVVGCKANLLATCPDRLKVTSPKGVVACKSACEAFGTDELCCRNHYNSPQTCRASGYSQFFKQACPTTFTFAHDSPTLMHQCSSPRELKVIFCH, from the coding sequence ATGCCATTTCTCTATAAAACTCACCCAAAACCCTTCACGTTTTCTCACACACATTTATCCAGAAAACCAAAGGAAATGGCTGTCTCCCGCTCTCACTTCCACTCCCTTCCACTCCTCTCCGCCACCACATTCCTCATCCTCGCTGCCGTCGTTCACGCCACTCACCCTCAACCCTCCATCCTCACTCTCGTCAACAACTGCCCCTTCCCCATCTGGCCCGCCATCCAGCCCAACTCCGGCCACCCCGTCCTCGAGCGGGGCGGTTTCTTCCTCAACGCCCTCACCCACCGCTCCTTCCCCGCTCCCACCCAGCCCTGGTCCGGGCGCATCTGGGCCCGCACCCACTGCACCCAAAACGGACCTCACCTCTCCTGCCTCACCGGAGACTGCGGCGGCCGCCTCGAGTGCAACGGAGCCGGCGGCGCCACCCCCTCCACCCTCGCCCAGATCAGCCTCCACCACGGCGGCCCCGCCGACCTCTTCTCCTACGGCGTCAGCCTCGTCGACGGCTTCAACGTCCCCCTCACCGTCACTCCCCACGAGGGCCACGGCGTCTGCCCCGTCGTCGGTTGCAAGGCCAACCTGCTCGCCACGTGTCCCGACCGACTGAAGGTGACGTCACCGAAGGGCGTCGTGGCATGCAAGAGCGCGTGCGAGGCATTCGGCACCGACGAGTTGTGCTGTCGGAACCACTACAACAGCCCCCAGACGTGTCGGGCTTCGGGCTACTCGCAGTTCTTCAAGCAAGCTTGTCCCACCACCTTCACTTTCGCCCACGACAGCCCCACACTCATGCACCAGTGCTCGTCGCCACGCGAGCTCAAGGTGATCTTCTGTCACTAG